A single region of the Streptomyces vilmorinianum genome encodes:
- a CDS encoding PLP-dependent aminotransferase family protein: protein MTDAAEVLGADLHLELTGAGSRRAVLIRALREAVRSGRLAPGTRLPPYRSLAADLGVARNTVADAYAELVAEGWLTSRQGSGTRVAERVATPEPERAPRDTARPLPYDLVQGKPDPAAFPRTAWLASARRALTAAPHEAFGIGDPRGRVELRRELAAYLARVRGVRTGQDRIVVCSGAAHALRLLARVVPGPWAVEAYGLPFHRGLLAEAGIRTVPVAVDEDGARPGEIPRGPRAVLLTPAHQFPTGGPLHPERRAAAVDWARATGGFVLEDDYDGEFRYDRRPVGALQGLAPDRVVLIGSVSKSLSPTLRIGWMVLPGALTDGVLAAKGEREPYSSATEQLTLADFLASGAYDRHVRRMRRRHRERRDRLVAVLAERVPGVRVTGIAAGLHAVVELPPGTEAAALAAAARHGVAVEGLGGYRHPDAVSRSGGVGGVGGGGVREGDGLVVGYATPPERLYGGALDALCNALHTALR from the coding sequence ATGACCGACGCCGCCGAGGTCCTCGGGGCCGATCTGCATCTGGAGCTGACCGGGGCGGGCAGCCGGCGCGCCGTGCTGATCCGGGCGCTGCGCGAGGCGGTACGGAGCGGGCGGCTGGCCCCGGGGACGCGACTGCCGCCGTACCGCTCGCTCGCCGCCGATCTGGGGGTCGCCCGCAACACGGTCGCCGACGCGTACGCGGAACTGGTCGCCGAGGGGTGGCTGACCTCCCGTCAGGGGTCGGGGACGCGGGTCGCCGAGCGGGTCGCGACCCCGGAGCCGGAGCGGGCGCCCCGGGACACGGCCCGCCCGCTCCCGTACGACCTGGTCCAGGGCAAGCCGGACCCCGCCGCCTTCCCGCGGACGGCCTGGCTGGCCTCGGCGCGCCGCGCTCTGACGGCCGCGCCGCACGAGGCCTTCGGGATCGGCGATCCACGGGGCCGGGTGGAGCTGCGGCGCGAGCTCGCCGCGTATCTGGCGCGGGTGCGCGGGGTGCGGACCGGCCAGGACCGGATCGTGGTCTGCTCGGGCGCGGCGCACGCGCTGCGGCTCCTCGCCCGGGTCGTGCCCGGCCCGTGGGCGGTGGAGGCGTACGGGCTCCCCTTCCACCGGGGACTCCTCGCCGAGGCCGGGATCCGTACCGTGCCGGTGGCCGTCGACGAGGACGGGGCGCGGCCGGGCGAGATCCCCCGAGGCCCGCGGGCGGTCCTGCTCACGCCCGCGCACCAGTTCCCGACCGGCGGGCCGCTGCACCCCGAGCGGCGCGCGGCCGCCGTCGACTGGGCGCGCGCGACCGGCGGGTTCGTCCTGGAGGACGACTACGACGGGGAGTTCCGCTACGACCGCCGGCCCGTGGGCGCGCTCCAGGGCCTCGCCCCCGACCGGGTGGTCCTGATCGGGTCCGTCAGCAAGAGCCTCTCCCCCACCCTCCGGATCGGCTGGATGGTGCTGCCGGGCGCGCTGACGGACGGCGTCCTGGCGGCGAAGGGCGAGCGCGAGCCGTACTCCTCCGCCACCGAGCAGCTCACGCTCGCCGACTTCCTCGCCTCCGGCGCGTACGACCGGCACGTCCGGCGGATGCGCCGGCGCCACCGTGAGCGCCGCGACCGGCTGGTGGCGGTCCTCGCCGAACGCGTTCCGGGGGTACGGGTGACGGGGATCGCGGCCGGGCTGCACGCGGTGGTGGAGCTGCCACCGGGGACGGAGGCCGCGGCGCTCGCGGCGGCGGCACGGCACGGGGTCGCGGTGGAGGGGCTGGGCGGTTACCGGCATCCGGACGCGGTCTCCCGCTCGGGCGGTGTCGGCGGCGTCGGCGGCGGCGGCGTGCGGGAGGGGGACGGGCTGGTCGTCGGGTACGCGACGCCGCCCGAGCGGCTGTACGGCGGAGCTCTCGACGCCCTGTGTAACGCACTGCACACCGCCCTGCGTTGA
- a CDS encoding MarR family transcriptional regulator → MAESSELQIFHLLRAVTVEYGLRQGEFAARNRMHPTDVRALICLLDAERAGTDATAGWLGAQLGVNSAGTTAVIDRLERLGHIARVRDERDRRRVLLRVEERAKELGRASFGPLIDGTVALLREYDEGEREAVRRFLTGVRDVLAASGDPEGRGA, encoded by the coding sequence GTGGCGGAGAGTTCCGAGCTGCAGATCTTTCATCTGCTGCGCGCGGTCACGGTCGAATACGGCCTGCGGCAGGGCGAGTTCGCGGCCCGTAACCGGATGCACCCCACGGACGTACGGGCCCTGATCTGCCTCCTCGACGCCGAGCGCGCGGGAACGGACGCAACGGCCGGATGGCTCGGCGCGCAGCTCGGCGTCAACTCCGCCGGGACGACCGCCGTCATCGACCGCCTCGAACGGCTCGGCCACATCGCCCGCGTCCGGGACGAGCGTGACCGGCGCCGCGTGCTGCTGCGGGTCGAGGAGCGGGCCAAGGAGCTGGGCCGGGCGTCCTTCGGTCCGCTGATCGACGGGACGGTGGCGCTGCTGCGGGAGTACGACGAGGGCGAGCGGGAGGCGGTACGGCGTTTCCTCACCGGAGTACGGGACGTGCTGGCGGCGTCCGGCGACCCCGAGGGGCGTGGCGCATGA